A single genomic interval of Mycolicibacterium holsaticum DSM 44478 = JCM 12374 harbors:
- a CDS encoding virulence factor Mce family protein: MTRARRWRTAGVAAALVLSTVLSGCGWRGLNALPLPGTQGRGPGSFTIQAQMPDVHNIQQNSRVRVGDVNVGTVTTIERQGWHALVTIRLNGDVNVPANATISVGQTSLLGSLHIELAPPTDTPPQGRLRQGSVIPLSSGRAYPSTEQTLAAASLLLNGGGIGQVHDITKALSTAFAGREDDLRSLLVQLDTFMDRANDQTSDIIAATESFNRLVGQFAAQQPVVDEALEAIPDGLAVLNSQRDNLVEVFDQLGKFNALAADSVHQTRAALVQELKDLGPVLESLANAGPALTRSLDLLTTYPFPKDTLTKWMRGDYANVTVVADLTLSRMDSALFTGTRWEGDLTELELQWGRTIGQLPSPYTASNPLMAPYRWDQGP, from the coding sequence ATGACGCGGGCACGACGGTGGCGAACCGCCGGTGTGGCGGCAGCGCTCGTGTTGAGCACAGTGTTGTCCGGGTGCGGTTGGCGTGGATTGAACGCCCTTCCGCTGCCCGGCACTCAAGGTCGTGGCCCGGGCTCCTTCACGATCCAGGCGCAGATGCCCGATGTGCACAACATTCAGCAGAATTCGCGCGTCCGCGTGGGCGACGTGAACGTCGGCACGGTCACCACGATCGAACGACAAGGTTGGCACGCCCTGGTGACGATCAGGCTCAACGGCGACGTCAACGTCCCCGCCAACGCCACGATCTCGGTCGGGCAGACCAGCCTGTTGGGATCGCTGCACATCGAACTCGCACCGCCGACCGACACGCCGCCACAGGGCAGGCTGCGCCAAGGGTCCGTGATCCCCCTGTCGTCGGGCCGCGCTTATCCGTCGACCGAACAGACACTCGCCGCGGCGTCACTGCTGCTCAACGGCGGCGGAATCGGACAGGTTCACGACATCACCAAGGCATTGAGCACCGCATTCGCCGGCCGCGAAGACGATCTGCGGAGCCTGCTGGTGCAGCTGGACACGTTCATGGACCGGGCGAACGATCAAACCAGCGACATCATCGCTGCCACCGAAAGTTTCAACCGGCTCGTCGGACAGTTCGCTGCGCAGCAACCCGTCGTCGACGAGGCGCTCGAAGCGATCCCAGATGGCCTGGCAGTCCTCAACAGCCAGCGCGACAACCTTGTCGAGGTATTCGATCAGTTGGGCAAGTTCAACGCGCTGGCCGCCGACTCGGTCCACCAAACCCGCGCCGCGCTGGTTCAGGAACTCAAAGACCTCGGCCCGGTGCTCGAGTCGCTTGCGAACGCCGGGCCCGCCTTGACGCGTTCGCTCGACCTACTGACCACCTATCCCTTCCCGAAGGACACGCTGACCAAGTGGATGCGCGGCGACTACGCCAACGTGACCGTCGTCGCGGACCTGACCCTCAGCCGGATGGACTCGGCTTTGTTCACCGGAACTCGCTGGGAGGGCGACCTCACGGAGTTGGAACTGCAATGGGGTCGCACCATCGGCCAGCTGCCCAGCCCCTACACGGCAAGTAACCCGCTGATGGCGCCTTACCGCTGGGATCAGGGGCCTTAA
- a CDS encoding ABC transporter permease, protein MSASIVLRQRLPRTMIAVDGARSGWRQIGDQTRFYGQTIISIGDVFVRYKSELLRQVAAMSLGTGALAVIGGTVAVVAFLTMSTGGLIAAQGYNQLSQVGVDALVGFASAFLNTRLITPSTAGIAMAATIGAGATAQLGAMRINEEIDALEVMGIRSIAYLASTRVAAGVIVVLPLYSVALLMAYTAARFGTTVFYGQSAGVYNHYFNTFLVPGDVMRSFAVTIMQAVVIMLIHTYYGYTASGGPVGVGEAVGRATRTSLVASSFLILFVTLAIYGQTGIFNFSG, encoded by the coding sequence GTGAGCGCGAGCATCGTTCTCCGACAACGTCTACCGCGGACCATGATCGCGGTAGACGGGGCGAGATCGGGCTGGCGGCAAATCGGTGATCAGACCCGATTTTACGGCCAGACAATCATTTCGATCGGCGACGTCTTCGTCAGGTACAAGTCCGAGTTGTTACGACAGGTCGCGGCGATGAGCCTGGGAACCGGTGCGCTCGCGGTGATCGGGGGCACGGTCGCTGTGGTCGCCTTCCTGACCATGTCGACAGGCGGGCTGATCGCGGCGCAGGGCTACAACCAACTCTCCCAGGTCGGGGTGGACGCCCTGGTCGGGTTCGCATCGGCCTTCCTCAACACCCGACTGATCACGCCGTCCACCGCAGGAATCGCCATGGCCGCCACGATCGGCGCCGGCGCGACCGCGCAGTTGGGCGCCATGCGGATCAACGAAGAGATCGACGCACTGGAGGTCATGGGCATCCGCTCGATTGCCTACCTGGCCTCAACGCGGGTAGCGGCCGGGGTGATCGTCGTCCTTCCCCTCTACTCCGTCGCGCTGCTGATGGCCTATACCGCTGCCCGCTTCGGCACGACGGTGTTCTACGGCCAGTCGGCGGGGGTGTACAACCACTACTTCAACACGTTCCTGGTTCCCGGCGATGTAATGCGTTCGTTCGCAGTCACAATCATGCAGGCGGTCGTGATCATGCTGATTCACACCTACTACGGTTACACCGCGAGCGGCGGTCCGGTCGGGGTCGGGGAGGCAGTCGGGCGCGCCACCCGAACTTCACTCGTCGCGTCGAGCTTCCTGATCCTGTTCGTCACCCTCGCCATTTATGGCCAGACCGGCATATTCAACTTCTCCGGGTAG
- a CDS encoding MCE family protein codes for MHLNRRVQLQLVFFAVIFLFAGGAMALTYLRVPNLLFGAGQYQVTVNLPAAAGLYANANVTYRGTEVGLVKDVQLSPTGVDAVLTMQTGIDIPADLDARVHSQTALGEQFIALVPRSDGGPMLKNGDVIPVDRTTVPADINALLSATNRGLQAIPHDNLKTAIDEAFTAVGGLGPELSRIVRSSTTLAIDARDNLDALTTLIDESQPILDTQIDTSESIQAWAANTAQITRQVQENDAALRGILDTGPDAADAVRSMLDRVQPTLPVLMANLVSVADVAVTYQPNLEQLLVLTPPGLEILQGAGLANRDTKQDYRGLYLSFNLNLNLPPPCMTGYLPAQQRRAPSEVDYPDRPVGDLYCRVPQDSQFNVRGLRNVPCAARPGKRAPTAKMCESEEDYVPLNDGYNWKGDPNATLSGQSVPQPRPETPTPVAIAQYDPNSGTYVGSDGRTYTQSNLARSAPEGRTWQHMLLPPTDP; via the coding sequence ATGCATCTCAACAGACGAGTCCAGTTGCAGCTGGTGTTCTTTGCCGTGATCTTCCTGTTCGCCGGCGGCGCCATGGCATTGACGTATCTCAGAGTGCCGAATCTTCTTTTCGGCGCCGGCCAGTACCAGGTCACCGTGAACCTGCCCGCCGCCGCCGGGCTTTACGCCAATGCCAACGTCACCTACCGAGGCACCGAAGTCGGGCTCGTCAAGGATGTGCAGTTGAGCCCGACCGGCGTGGACGCCGTCCTCACCATGCAGACCGGCATTGACATACCCGCCGACCTGGATGCGCGCGTGCACAGCCAGACGGCGCTGGGGGAACAGTTCATCGCGCTCGTGCCGCGCAGCGATGGCGGCCCGATGCTGAAGAACGGCGACGTGATTCCCGTCGACCGCACAACGGTGCCTGCCGACATCAACGCGCTTCTGAGTGCGACCAACCGAGGCCTGCAAGCGATTCCGCACGACAACCTGAAGACGGCCATTGACGAAGCGTTCACCGCCGTGGGCGGTCTGGGTCCCGAACTGTCCCGGATTGTCAGATCCAGCACCACATTGGCCATCGATGCGCGCGACAACCTCGACGCGTTGACCACCCTGATCGACGAGTCTCAGCCGATTCTGGATACCCAGATCGACACCTCGGAGTCGATTCAGGCGTGGGCCGCCAACACCGCGCAGATCACCCGCCAGGTGCAGGAGAACGACGCGGCGCTGCGCGGCATTTTGGACACCGGTCCGGACGCCGCCGACGCGGTTCGCAGCATGCTTGATCGCGTGCAACCGACCCTGCCGGTTTTGATGGCGAACCTGGTCAGCGTCGCTGACGTGGCCGTCACCTACCAACCCAACTTGGAACAGCTCCTGGTGCTGACCCCACCGGGGCTGGAGATCCTGCAAGGCGCCGGCCTGGCGAACCGCGACACGAAACAGGACTACCGCGGGCTTTACCTGTCGTTCAACCTGAACCTCAACCTCCCGCCACCCTGTATGACCGGATATCTGCCGGCTCAACAGCGACGAGCACCCAGCGAGGTCGACTACCCCGACCGTCCCGTCGGTGATCTGTACTGCCGGGTGCCACAGGACTCGCAGTTCAACGTGCGCGGCCTGCGCAACGTGCCCTGCGCCGCCCGCCCCGGCAAGCGCGCTCCGACAGCCAAAATGTGTGAGAGCGAAGAGGATTACGTGCCTCTCAACGACGGGTACAACTGGAAGGGCGACCCGAACGCCACGTTGTCCGGGCAGTCCGTTCCGCAACCTCGCCCCGAAACGCCGACGCCGGTAGCGATTGCGCAGTACGACCCGAACTCGGGCACCTATGTCGGATCCGACGGCCGCACCTACACGCAGTCCAACCTCGCGCGCAGTGCGCCCGAGGGCCGGACATGGCAGCACATGCTGCTGCCTCCCACAGATCCGTGA
- a CDS encoding MCE family protein translates to MKPFRERNPITIGAVALTSVALIAVGAFNFNKLPFLTSDTTYSAYFDEAGGLTTGAPVQVSGFRAGQVRRIELKPDGVLVTFSVADNIRLGERTEAAIKTIGLLGNKVVGITPRGDGRLSGTIPIERTTSPYQLPDAIGDLTATISGLDTGQLSDSLRTLSDTLRDTPPQLKVAVDGVARFSETLNRRDTHLRELLANARKATGVLAGRTDQIVGLISDTNAMLVQLQSQSAALDQISGNISALADQILGFITENRSTMKPALDKLNGVLATIDNRKAEVREAFRGLSAYVMALSESVSSGPFFNAYVANLLPGQFVQPFVDAAFSDLGLDPNVLAPSERTDPQVGQPGTPALPVPFPRTGQGGEPRLHLPDAITGKPGDPRYPYREPLPPPPPGGPPPGPPAQPSAEHASGQGDR, encoded by the coding sequence ATGAAGCCCTTCAGGGAACGCAACCCGATCACCATCGGCGCCGTCGCGCTGACCTCGGTCGCACTCATCGCCGTCGGTGCCTTCAACTTCAACAAGCTGCCGTTCCTCACCTCCGACACGACGTACTCCGCGTACTTCGACGAGGCGGGCGGTCTGACGACCGGCGCCCCAGTGCAGGTATCGGGCTTTCGCGCTGGGCAGGTGCGCAGGATCGAACTCAAACCCGACGGCGTGCTGGTCACCTTCTCCGTCGCTGACAACATCCGGCTAGGGGAGCGAACCGAGGCCGCCATCAAGACAATCGGCCTGCTGGGTAACAAAGTTGTCGGGATTACGCCGCGCGGGGATGGCCGATTGTCCGGCACCATCCCGATCGAGCGGACCACCTCGCCCTACCAGCTTCCCGACGCCATCGGCGACCTGACGGCGACCATCAGCGGCCTGGACACCGGCCAGTTATCCGATTCGTTGCGGACACTGAGCGATACATTGCGCGACACCCCACCGCAGCTGAAGGTCGCGGTCGACGGCGTCGCCCGGTTCTCCGAAACCCTCAACCGACGCGACACACACCTGCGTGAGCTACTGGCGAACGCCCGCAAGGCCACCGGGGTGTTGGCTGGGCGTACCGACCAGATCGTGGGGCTCATCTCCGACACCAACGCCATGCTTGTGCAACTGCAAAGCCAAAGCGCTGCACTGGACCAGATCTCCGGCAACATCTCGGCACTGGCCGATCAGATTCTCGGGTTCATCACCGAGAACCGGTCGACCATGAAACCGGCGCTCGACAAGTTGAACGGAGTGCTCGCAACAATCGACAACCGCAAAGCCGAAGTGCGGGAAGCATTCCGCGGCCTGTCCGCGTACGTGATGGCGCTCAGCGAATCGGTGAGCTCCGGGCCGTTCTTCAACGCCTACGTCGCCAACTTGTTGCCCGGTCAGTTCGTACAACCGTTCGTCGATGCCGCCTTCTCCGACTTGGGTTTGGATCCGAACGTGCTTGCGCCCTCGGAGCGTACCGATCCGCAGGTCGGCCAGCCCGGCACGCCGGCGTTGCCGGTGCCCTTTCCGCGCACCGGGCAGGGCGGCGAGCCGCGGCTACATCTGCCCGACGCCATCACCGGTAAACCCGGTGATCCGCGCTATCCGTACCGCGAGCCGCTACCGCCGCCGCCACCGGGCGGACCGCCGCCAGGGCCTCCGGCGCAGCCGTCGGCCGAACACGCTTCCGGGCAGGGTGACCGATGA
- a CDS encoding MCE family protein has protein sequence MSSKVGTPRIASEWWAAFLVVGLTVAVAVCMGAFNRSFTPTVPVTLTSERAGLVMEPYAKVKMRGVQVGRVAMISGASDAVTLRLEIDPDQVKYIPANVEARIDATSLFGSKFVDLVYPRNPDPQRLSAGAVLESKNVSVEVNTVFQNLVELINQIDPAKLNAILAAFAEGVRGQGERMGEATTAANEVLIALNPRSETMRANWRAIEEVSDTYSAAAQDIIDTLGAATTTSVTLTDQARQLDALLLGVVGMSRSGINVLGPSKDSLIRAVNLIEPTTNLLMKYNPSLTCLLVGAQNTLDGGLRHYVGGGNGKSLIMDAALLMGDDPYRYPQNLPVIAAKGGPGGKPGCGSLPDVAQSWPVRYLVANTGFGAGLDVRPNPGIGFPGWANYLPVTRAVPEPPSIRYPGGPAPGPFPYFGAPPYGAPLYGPDGTPLYPGVPPHPPPGPGPTDHGEAPPS, from the coding sequence ATGTCGTCCAAAGTGGGAACCCCGCGAATTGCATCCGAGTGGTGGGCTGCGTTTTTGGTTGTCGGATTGACCGTCGCAGTCGCGGTCTGTATGGGCGCGTTCAACCGGTCGTTCACGCCGACGGTGCCCGTCACATTGACTTCGGAGCGCGCGGGGCTGGTGATGGAACCGTACGCAAAGGTGAAGATGCGTGGGGTTCAGGTCGGGCGTGTCGCCATGATCTCCGGTGCGTCCGACGCGGTGACCCTTCGGCTAGAGATCGACCCCGACCAGGTCAAATACATCCCGGCCAACGTCGAAGCCCGTATTGACGCCACATCGCTGTTCGGGTCGAAGTTCGTCGACCTGGTGTATCCCAGAAACCCGGATCCGCAACGACTTTCCGCAGGTGCGGTTCTGGAGTCGAAGAACGTCTCCGTCGAGGTGAACACCGTCTTCCAAAACTTGGTGGAGCTGATCAACCAGATCGATCCGGCGAAGTTGAATGCGATTCTGGCGGCGTTCGCCGAGGGGGTGCGCGGCCAGGGTGAACGCATGGGGGAGGCCACGACAGCCGCAAATGAGGTACTGATCGCGCTTAATCCGCGATCCGAGACAATGCGTGCGAACTGGCGAGCAATCGAAGAGGTCAGCGACACCTACAGCGCGGCCGCGCAGGACATCATCGATACCCTCGGGGCCGCAACAACCACGAGCGTGACGTTGACTGATCAGGCCCGGCAGCTCGACGCACTGCTGCTTGGCGTTGTGGGCATGTCGCGCAGCGGGATCAACGTTCTGGGCCCGAGCAAGGACAGTTTGATCAGAGCCGTCAATCTGATCGAGCCGACCACGAACCTGCTGATGAAATACAACCCGTCATTGACCTGCCTTCTCGTGGGCGCCCAGAACACCCTCGACGGCGGGCTGCGGCACTACGTCGGTGGCGGCAACGGCAAGTCGCTCATCATGGACGCGGCGTTGCTCATGGGTGACGACCCGTACCGATATCCGCAGAACCTACCCGTCATCGCCGCCAAGGGCGGACCCGGCGGCAAGCCCGGTTGCGGATCGCTTCCCGACGTCGCCCAGAGCTGGCCTGTGCGCTACCTGGTGGCCAACACCGGGTTCGGGGCCGGCCTAGACGTCCGTCCCAATCCCGGGATCGGCTTCCCCGGGTGGGCCAACTACCTGCCGGTCACTCGGGCGGTGCCCGAACCGCCGAGCATCCGCTATCCGGGCGGCCCGGCTCCCGGTCCTTTTCCGTACTTCGGTGCGCCGCCCTACGGTGCCCCGCTGTACGGACCCGACGGCACGCCGCTGTACCCGGGCGTTCCCCCGCATCCGCCACCCGGGCCGGGGCCCACCGATCACGGGGAAGCGCCGCCATCGTGA
- a CDS encoding MCE family protein → MSGLLIRLAIFFVVCALGAFGLIAIFAQLRFQEESTYHASFSAVTGLENGNFVRIAGVEVGKVKHIAIQDDSTALVEFSADESVILTEGSRAVIRYDNLIGGRYLSLEDGAGGTRKLIPGDTIPMTQTAPALDLDALIGGFRPLFRALEPDQVNALAGQLISAFEGQGPTIGSILTQTAALTNTLADRDELIGQVVVNLNTVLGSLGDHTDKFDKAVDSLSELVHGLEKRKQDISTGMAHANEGARSIAGLLAEAREPLKKVVTETDRTAGTVLADHEYFDDLLTTLPDAYRVLGRQAIYGDFFSFYMCEVVLKLNGKGGQPVYVKVASQSTGRCTPR, encoded by the coding sequence ATGTCCGGGCTTCTGATCCGCCTGGCAATCTTCTTCGTTGTGTGCGCGTTGGGCGCTTTCGGCCTGATCGCCATCTTCGCGCAGCTCAGGTTCCAGGAGGAGAGCACCTACCACGCCTCCTTCAGCGCGGTGACCGGGCTGGAGAACGGCAACTTCGTCCGCATCGCCGGCGTCGAGGTCGGCAAAGTGAAACACATTGCGATCCAGGATGATTCCACCGCGTTGGTCGAATTCAGTGCCGACGAATCCGTGATCTTGACGGAGGGCAGCCGGGCAGTCATCCGATACGACAACCTGATCGGAGGACGCTATTTGTCGTTGGAGGACGGCGCCGGTGGAACCAGGAAGCTCATCCCTGGTGACACGATCCCGATGACCCAGACCGCGCCGGCACTCGATCTCGACGCGTTGATCGGTGGATTCCGGCCGCTGTTTCGAGCGTTGGAACCCGATCAAGTAAATGCGTTGGCGGGCCAGCTGATCTCGGCGTTTGAGGGGCAGGGGCCCACGATCGGGTCGATTCTCACCCAGACCGCTGCACTGACCAACACGCTGGCCGATCGGGACGAACTGATCGGACAGGTCGTCGTCAACCTGAATACGGTGCTGGGTTCTCTCGGCGATCACACCGACAAGTTCGACAAGGCTGTGGACTCGCTGTCGGAGCTCGTGCACGGGCTCGAGAAGCGCAAGCAGGACATCAGCACTGGGATGGCGCACGCCAACGAGGGCGCCCGCAGTATTGCCGGCCTGCTCGCCGAGGCCCGTGAGCCACTCAAGAAGGTGGTTACCGAAACCGACCGTACGGCAGGAACCGTGCTGGCCGATCACGAGTACTTCGACGACCTGCTCACGACACTTCCGGACGCCTACCGCGTGCTGGGCAGACAGGCGATCTACGGCGACTTCTTCAGCTTTTACATGTGTGAAGTGGTTCTGAAGTTGAACGGTAAAGGCGGCCAGCCTGTTTACGTCAAAGTCGCCAGTCAATCCACAGGCAGGTGCACCCCACGATGA
- a CDS encoding acyl-CoA synthetase — MTSTASSAATAATVARARQHGLGDLLRRTALRYPAKTAVIADNRRVTFREFDAAVNRCANNLTEKGLVKGDRLAILSHNCWQFAVLTFATARLGVVLVPINFMLNAEEIAFILAHSGAKSLVAEDALASVAERALSSASISDAALGWIPMTGRPPTGNWDNVDRWIDAGDSVSPEVLIGDDDPLRLMYTSGTESRPKGVVLTSRSLISQYVSCAVDGDMSSDDIELHSLPMYHCAQLDCFFSVDVYLGATSIILPRPDAEALLETIEREKVTKLFCPPTVWISLLRHPDFDVRDLSSLAKGYYGASPMPVEVLKELSRRLPNVRFWNFYGQTELAPLATILRPEEQLSRAGSAGRPSLNVETRVVDEDDLDVACGEVGEIVHRSPHATLGYYNDEEKTAAAYRSGWFHSGDLGVIDQDGYLTVVDRKKDMIKTGGENVASREVEEALYLLDGVAEVAVFGVPHPHWIEAVTAAVVPKDGAGLTAKEVEEHARKVLGGYKRPKYLVFVESLPKNPSGKILKKELRVSYAHLAQS, encoded by the coding sequence ATGACGAGCACGGCTTCATCGGCAGCGACCGCGGCCACGGTGGCGCGCGCACGCCAACACGGCTTAGGCGATCTCCTCCGCCGCACAGCACTTCGGTATCCAGCCAAGACCGCCGTCATTGCCGACAACCGTCGAGTGACTTTCCGCGAGTTCGATGCTGCGGTGAACCGGTGCGCGAACAACCTCACCGAAAAGGGCTTGGTCAAAGGCGATCGGCTCGCCATTCTGTCCCATAACTGTTGGCAGTTCGCGGTTTTGACCTTCGCAACCGCTCGGCTCGGTGTGGTGCTGGTCCCGATCAACTTCATGCTCAACGCCGAAGAGATCGCGTTCATCCTCGCCCATTCGGGCGCCAAGAGCCTCGTCGCCGAGGATGCGCTTGCCTCGGTCGCCGAGCGGGCGTTGTCCTCGGCGAGCATCTCTGATGCTGCGCTGGGCTGGATTCCGATGACAGGCCGCCCGCCGACGGGCAACTGGGACAACGTCGACCGCTGGATCGACGCTGGCGACAGCGTGTCGCCGGAGGTGTTGATCGGAGACGATGACCCGCTGCGGCTGATGTACACCTCCGGGACTGAATCGCGGCCCAAGGGTGTCGTGCTCACCTCACGTTCGCTGATCAGCCAGTACGTTTCCTGCGCTGTGGACGGCGACATGAGTTCGGATGACATCGAACTGCACAGTCTGCCGATGTATCACTGCGCCCAGCTTGACTGCTTCTTCTCCGTCGATGTCTATCTCGGTGCAACCAGCATTATCCTGCCCCGACCAGACGCCGAAGCGTTGCTCGAAACGATTGAGCGGGAGAAGGTCACAAAGCTGTTCTGTCCGCCCACCGTGTGGATCTCCCTGCTGCGGCATCCTGATTTCGACGTGCGGGACCTGTCCAGCCTCGCCAAGGGCTACTACGGTGCATCGCCGATGCCCGTGGAAGTGCTCAAGGAACTCTCCCGCCGCCTGCCCAACGTGCGGTTCTGGAACTTCTACGGACAAACCGAGCTGGCCCCGTTAGCCACGATTTTGCGTCCGGAGGAACAGCTTTCACGTGCCGGCTCGGCAGGACGCCCATCGCTGAACGTGGAGACCCGCGTAGTCGACGAGGACGACCTCGACGTTGCCTGCGGCGAAGTCGGCGAGATCGTGCACCGCTCACCGCACGCCACGCTTGGGTACTACAACGACGAAGAAAAGACCGCCGCCGCTTACCGCAGCGGTTGGTTTCATTCTGGCGACCTCGGCGTGATCGACCAGGACGGCTATCTGACGGTGGTCGACCGCAAGAAGGACATGATCAAGACGGGGGGCGAGAACGTCGCCTCGCGTGAGGTGGAGGAGGCCCTTTACCTGCTCGACGGGGTCGCGGAGGTCGCCGTTTTCGGCGTGCCGCATCCGCACTGGATCGAAGCGGTCACCGCGGCAGTCGTTCCCAAAGACGGTGCGGGGCTCACGGCCAAAGAGGTCGAGGAACATGCACGAAAAGTGCTGGGTGGTTACAAGCGGCCGAAGTATCTGGTCTTCGTCGAGTCCCTACCGAAGAACCCGAGCGGCAAGATCCTCAAGAAGGAACTCCGTGTCTCCTATGCGCACTTGGCGCAGTCGTGA
- a CDS encoding MlaE family ABC transporter permease translates to MRRAGDVNRTSIGSPRAIALKPLRNVGGFCAFSLDAFVTMFKPPFAWREFLEQTWFVARVSLIPTLMLSIPLVVMTVFTFNVLLMEFGAADFSGTGAAIGAVNQIGPFVTVLVVAGAGAAAMCADLGARTIREELDALRVMGIDPMQALVAPRVLAATVVALLLSSLVTLTGLTGGFLFSVFFQHVTPGAFVAGMTFITGLSDVLISMVKATLFGLAAGLIACYQGTTVGGGPAGVGNAVNETVVFSFVLLFVINIVVTAIGFEVTK, encoded by the coding sequence ATCCGCCGCGCCGGAGATGTCAACCGAACATCGATTGGTTCACCGCGCGCCATCGCTTTGAAACCTCTGCGCAACGTCGGTGGCTTCTGCGCCTTTTCCCTCGACGCGTTCGTGACGATGTTCAAACCACCGTTCGCCTGGCGCGAATTCCTGGAGCAGACCTGGTTTGTGGCCAGGGTGTCACTCATCCCGACCCTGATGTTGTCCATTCCGCTGGTCGTCATGACCGTCTTCACGTTCAACGTGCTGCTCATGGAATTCGGCGCCGCCGACTTCTCCGGCACCGGCGCAGCGATCGGGGCGGTCAACCAGATTGGTCCCTTCGTTACCGTGCTCGTCGTTGCCGGTGCGGGTGCGGCGGCCATGTGCGCCGATCTGGGAGCGCGCACCATCCGTGAAGAGCTCGACGCGTTGCGGGTCATGGGCATTGACCCGATGCAGGCCCTGGTGGCACCGCGAGTGCTGGCTGCCACGGTGGTGGCGTTGCTGCTGTCATCGCTGGTGACGCTCACCGGGCTGACGGGCGGTTTCCTGTTCTCAGTGTTCTTCCAGCATGTCACCCCCGGCGCGTTCGTCGCGGGCATGACGTTCATCACCGGTTTGAGTGACGTGTTGATATCCATGGTCAAGGCAACGCTGTTCGGCTTGGCAGCCGGTCTGATCGCCTGCTATCAGGGCACGACCGTCGGTGGGGGCCCGGCCGGGGTCGGCAATGCGGTCAACGAAACGGTGGTGTTTTCGTTTGTCCTGCTGTTCGTGATCAACATCGTCGTCACCGCGATCGGGTTCGAGGTCACCAAGTGA
- a CDS encoding MCE family protein, producing the protein MALIVSLVGAAALLIGSARETNRTRVVAYFQNSNGVFVGDDVRIRGVTVGKIDAIEPQPTTVKITFWVDGSYPVPADVKAVILSPTLVTARSIQLTPPYRSGPTLPDDAVIGEDRTAVPMEWDDFRGQLERLTEALEPTEAGGVSTLGSFVNTTAENLRGQGPAIRDAIIKLSQALSSLGDHSDDMFTSVKNLSSLVSALQDSTVLIRQLNRNLASVTGLLADDPGEVAHAIEDMNSVLGEVKTFVADNRESIGTTSEKLASVSQVLVDSIDDIKQFLHAAPTGQANLINSYQPAQGTLSGALSANNFSDPITFLCGAIQAASRLNAEQSSKLCVQYLAPIVKNRQYNFLPLGLNPFVGASVRPNEVTYSEDWMRPDYVPPQPIPQVDHSSPLPAEVPLPDAAIPGAEQPGRQTDPGAGLPGMMVPPEAAP; encoded by the coding sequence ATGGCCTTGATTGTTTCCCTGGTCGGCGCGGCGGCCCTGTTGATTGGGTCCGCGCGGGAGACGAACCGCACCCGTGTGGTGGCGTACTTCCAGAACAGCAACGGCGTCTTCGTCGGCGATGACGTCCGGATCCGAGGCGTCACTGTCGGCAAGATCGACGCCATCGAACCGCAACCCACGACGGTGAAGATCACGTTCTGGGTGGATGGCTCCTATCCCGTTCCGGCCGACGTCAAGGCAGTGATTCTGTCGCCAACACTGGTGACAGCAAGGTCAATTCAGCTCACCCCGCCGTATCGGTCAGGCCCGACCCTGCCCGACGATGCGGTGATCGGTGAAGACCGCACTGCGGTACCGATGGAGTGGGACGACTTCCGCGGTCAACTCGAACGGCTCACCGAGGCGCTGGAGCCCACCGAAGCAGGTGGTGTCAGCACCCTGGGCTCTTTCGTCAACACCACGGCTGAGAACCTGAGGGGGCAGGGACCGGCGATTCGCGATGCGATCATCAAACTTTCGCAGGCGCTGTCGTCTCTCGGTGATCACAGCGACGACATGTTCACCAGCGTCAAGAATCTGTCTTCGCTGGTGTCGGCGTTGCAGGACAGTACGGTGCTGATACGACAGCTCAACAGGAACCTTGCGTCTGTCACGGGACTGCTGGCCGACGACCCCGGCGAAGTGGCGCACGCCATCGAGGACATGAATTCTGTCCTTGGCGAGGTGAAAACGTTCGTTGCCGACAACCGCGAAAGTATCGGCACGACGTCGGAGAAGTTGGCGTCAGTGTCCCAGGTGCTGGTCGACAGCATCGACGACATCAAGCAGTTCCTGCACGCCGCTCCCACGGGACAGGCCAACCTGATCAACTCGTATCAACCCGCCCAGGGCACCCTCAGCGGAGCGTTGTCGGCCAACAACTTCAGCGATCCCATCACCTTTCTGTGCGGCGCGATACAGGCCGCATCACGGCTGAACGCTGAACAGTCGTCGAAACTGTGTGTGCAGTATCTGGCGCCGATCGTGAAGAACCGCCAGTACAACTTTCTGCCGCTCGGGCTCAACCCATTCGTCGGCGCCAGCGTACGTCCCAACGAAGTCACCTACAGCGAGGACTGGATGCGGCCGGATTACGTTCCACCCCAACCGATACCGCAGGTGGATCACTCCTCGCCCCTGCCCGCCGAGGTCCCTTTGCCTGATGCGGCGATACCGGGCGCGGAGCAACCGGGGCGGCAAACCGATCCGGGCGCCGGGTTACCCGGAATGATGGTTCCGCCCGAGGCGGCACCATGA